In Haliotis asinina isolate JCU_RB_2024 chromosome 15, JCU_Hal_asi_v2, whole genome shotgun sequence, one DNA window encodes the following:
- the LOC137266323 gene encoding toll-like receptor 4: protein MGPRACLAALLYIHISCMLFADGMKTAHAACPPCTCGRDLCYEGVMVNCTGLRLKSLPVQLPVNSTTLLLSNNSLMNLTDRMFQRFPHLRILDLSNNSIFVIHKNAFYGISKLKTLNLEFNHLVLDSKTYHPDVFKDLKDLEELKIVDNDNETSRPNASYPDQSLKHLTSLKVLHLDGLPVDFGLGFSQLRNLANLTLSGRMGYCYLPVLHNSTFTNVATVQTLRISHCNIYNSDLLTFQPLKQIKSIDMSDNRHFGFPNFTSSTFGLQNSSLEKLNINRINPEYDVCIHFEAKHIQHLANTPLKELHVDGNGIIGVEKEAITYMPRHLELISARDNKFQFGLYIFHGFALTALKFIDVSGINKMPPMPFFKRSADTRPFSLSSYIPVPPNLEVLIASECYFTGKITPGGIMKNNIKQVIVNDNFLTALNGPIAGMEKVEHYDFSNNILEEIGKEYFSENNSVSKLNLSNNILGGALAKDTKGYIFHNLTKARLIDLSQNRIAFLPRQIFSGLKSVEVIILTDNYLRSFEVNLPTTLKRLVLSGNKIETLSRDVLSHFDDLPKMQLYLRYNPISCTCQGLDFLNWLSKNIRRVHSLENMHCELEPGHETALANFDVIFRTLNKSCNLGNVIALASSLSVTIFVVGIIGFTIGYRHRWKIRYMYYVSRSKYRVQQAEDDDFQYDVFVSYASSDRRFVIDSLLPELETKRELRVWIHDRDSIPGDQIADTIVDVVRKSRKTLVLVSPSFLVSHWGEFVFNMARLEGNDRRLSVLLVVMYKYAPISALWKDMSVMVRNNNYLEYTEDPHGKVVFWGDIFDAIRS, encoded by the coding sequence ATGGGCCCCCGTGCATGCTTAGCTGCACTGCTGTACATACACATATCATGTATGCTCTTCGCTGATGGAATGAAGACCGCTCATGCTGCATGTCCCCCATGCACGTGTGGCAGAGACCTATGTTACGAAGGTGTAATGGTCAACTGCACTGGACTACGCCTGAAGAGCCTTCCTGTTCAGCTGCCAGTCAATTCCACCACATTACTTCTCAGCAACAACTCGCTGATGAACCTGACAGATCGCATGTTTCAACGCTTTCCTCATCTTCGAATTCTTGACCTCTCTAATAATTCCATCtttgttattcataaaaatgcattttatgGAATATCCAAACTGAAGACGCTAAACCTGGAGTTCAACCATTTGGTACTGGACTCCAAAACTTATCACCCCGATGTGTTTAAAGATCTAAAGGACTTAGAAGAGTTAAAGATCGTAGATAACGACAACGAGACATCTCGTCCGAACGCCTCCTACCCAGATCAGAGTCTGAAACACCTGACCTCTTTGAAGGTTCTCCATCTTGATGGACTTCCGGTTGATTTTGGACTTGGATTCAGTCAATTGAGAAATCTGGCGAATCTTACATTATCGGGGAGAATGGGATACTGTTATTTGCCGGTGTTGCACAACTCCACATTCACCAATGTAGCCACAGTTCAAACCCTACGGATCAGTCACTGCAACATTTATAACTCAGACCTTCTCACCTTTCAACCACTGAAGCAGATCAAGTCCATAGACATGTCCGACAACAGACATTTTGGCTTCCCAAATTTCACAAGTTCCACCTTCGGTTTGCAAAATTCTTCTTTGGAAAAACTGAATATAAACCGTATAAATCCGGAATATGATGTATGCATACACTTCGAAGCAAAACACATTCAACACCTTGCGAACACGCCTTTGAAGGAACTACATGTGGACGGAAATGGAATCATAGGGGTTGAAAAAGAAGCCATAACCTACATGCCGAGACATCTTGAGTTAATATCAGCCCGAGATAACAAATTTCAGTTTGGTCTTTACATTTTCCATGGGTTTGCCCTTACTGCTTTAAAGTTTATTGATGTTTCAGGAATTAACAAAATGCCGCCAATGCCATTCTTTAAGCGAAGTGCAGACACACGTCCATTCTCTCTGTCGTCATATATACCCGTTCCTCCTAACCTCGAAGTCCTTATTGCGTCAGAGTGTTATTTTACTGGTAAGATCACACCCGGGGGCATTATGAAGAATAACATCAAACAAGTGATTGTCAATGACAACTTCTTGACTGCCCTGAACGGACCTATTGCAGGTATGGAAAAGGTTGAGCATTATGACTTTTCCAACAATATCCTTGAAGAAATAGGAAAGGAATACTTTTCTGAAAATAATTCTGTTTCCAAACTCAACCTTTCAAACAACATCCTCGGGGGAGCTTTAGCTAAAGATACAAAAGGATATATATTTCACAACTTAACCAAAGCCCGTCTCATTGACCTTTCACAGAACAGAATTGCATTCCTTCCGAGACAAATCTTTTCAGGGCTGAAGAGTGTCGAAGTGATCATTCTGACTGACAACTATTTGCGGTCATTTGAAGTCAACCTCCCTACAACGCTGAAAAGACTTGTCCTGtcaggaaacaaaatagaaACGTTATCTCGAGATGTTCTGAGTCATTTTGACGACTTGCCCAAGATGCAATTATACCTACGGTACAATCCAATATCATGCACATGCCAAGGGTTAGACTTCTTGAACTGGTTGAGTAAAAACATACGTCGTGTCCACAGCCTGGAAAACATGCATTGTGAACTTGAACCTGGTCATGAAACTGCACTGGCAAATTTCGATGTTATTTTTCGAACTCTCAACAAAAGTTGTAACCTTGGAAACGTGATAGCTTTGGCCTCGTCTTTATCGGTGACCATATTTGTGGTTGGAATCATTGGCTTCACCATTGGTTACCGCCACAGATGGAAGATAAGGTACATGTACTATGTGAGCAGAAGCAAATATCGAGTGCAGCAGGCTGAAGATGATGATTTCCAATATGATGTGTTTGTTTCGTATGCGTCCTCAGACAGACGCTTTGTCATTGACTCACTACTCCCAGAGCTTGAAACAAAACGGGAACTGCGAGTGTGGATCCACGACAGAGACTCTATTCCAGGTGATCAAATAGCCGACACCATTGTTGACGTTGTGAGAAAAAGCCGGAAAACTCTGGTCCTTGTGTCGCCTTCTTTCCTTGTCAGCCACTGGGGAGAGTTTGTCTTCAATATGGCCCGCCTAGAAGGAAATGATCGCCGTCTTAGCGTACTGCTTGTTGTCATGTATAAATATGCGCCAATCAGTGCTTTATGGAAGgatatgtcagtgatggttCGAAACAACAATTATCTTGAGTATACAGAGGACCCACATGGAAAAGTGGTATTTTGGGGGGATATATTTGACGCTATCAGATCTTAA
- the LOC137264953 gene encoding solute carrier family 23 member 2-like codes for MDGCPNHQEPTSGDHRVYGEQIMDGCPNRQDPTSGDHTVYEEQIMDGCPNRQEPTSEDQIVEMDISHSKLLHTIDKPPPPAFWPIYGIQQALLGITGALSTAVLITNRIGADDLPEVRSEMLSLCLFASGLGSLLQICFGCRLPLVQGPNNAFIIAITATLSDPNWSDESLQEHVEGNGTSTWKIRLREIQGNLMLASGTQFLLGVSGIFGFIMKFIGPLTVAPCVTTMGLTLCGYMIPLCEQHWGIASMSIFLILLSSLFLVKVKLPFPVCTGKKKCSVIRYPLFQLNPILLAMVASCVVCHVLTVTDTLPSNSTIHGHMARTDVRMSAVHDAGWFYIPLPFKYGPPTISSSGYVSMLTITMTVVILLPGVYQTVALGTEAPPPPPHAINRGMAVDGLSGAVSGMLGGVCASVVFLESVSVIAVTKVASRAVFVTAAFLTILMGFIGKFGAVFSLIPDPVIGGFGLVTVGMVPAVGVSMFRSVNLSSSRNLMVIGLSLALGLLLPDWVAKNDNSINTGIKELDQVIVILLSNPMFVSTFVGFTLDNLAPGTPEIRGLSKGRDRSSGIVSHDVTTDDPYKLPYISSLISKLRCCVFLPISPSYNTDISCKRCQRRERNPSKFAADNPVVLTGLDEGTEDRVL; via the exons ATGGATGGTTGTCCGAACCACCAAGAGCCCACATCTGGAGACCACAGAGTGTATGGAGAACAAATTATGGATGGTTGTCCGAACCGTCAAGATCCCACCTCTGGAGACCACACAGTGTATGAAGAACAAATTATGGATGGTTGTCCGAACCGTCAAGAGCCCACCTCTGAGGACCAGATCGTGGAAATGGACATCAGCCACAGTAAGCTCCTCCACACCATAGACAAGCCACCCCCACCTGCGTTCTGGCCCATCTATGGAATTCAG CAAGCGCTGCTTGGAATAACCGGAGCTTTGTCAACTGCTGTGTTGATAACCAACCGAATTGGAGCTGATGATCTACCGGAAGTGAGGTCAGAAATGCTGAGTCTGTGCTTGTTCGCTTCCGGGTTGGGCAGCCTGTTGCAGATATGTTTTGGATGCAG ACTCCCACTTGTCCAGGGACCCAACAATGCATTCATCATCGCTATCACTGCCACCCTGAGTGACCCCAACTGGTCAGATG AGTCACTGCAGGAACACGTTGAAGGAAACGGGACATCAACTTGGAAGATACGGCTGAGAGAG ATCCAGGGTAACCTGATGCTGGCATCTGGAACTCAGTTTCTTCTTGGCGTCTCTGGAATCTTTGGTTTCATAATGAAGTTCATTGGGCCGCTGACAGTAGCGCCATGTGTGACGACCATGGGGTTGACGCTCTGCGGGTACATGATACCACTGTGTGAACAGCACTGGGGCATCGCCAGCAT GTCAATATTTCTCATCCTACTGTCATCGCTGTTTCTTGTGAAGGTGAAACTTCCGTTTCCAGTGTGTACTGGAAAGAAGAAGTGTTCCGTTATTCGGTACCCTTTGTTTCAGCTCAATCCT ATACTTTTAGCAATGGTGGCATCCTGCGTCGTATGTCACGTGCTGACTGTGACAGACACGTTACCCAGCAACTCCACTATACATGGTCACATGGCTAGAACAGATGTCAGAATGAGTGCTGTCCATGACGCAGGATGGTTTTACATCCCTTTACCAT TCAAATATGGGCCACCAACTATAAGTAGCTCGGGCTATGTGTCCATGTTGACCATCACGATGACAGTTGTGATTCTGCTTCCTGGCGTCTATCAAACAGTTGCTCTAGGAACAGAAGCTCCTCCCCCACCCCCTCACGCCATCAACAGAGGTATGGCAGTGGACGGGTTGTCTGGGGCAGTCAGCGGTATGCTGGGAGGCGTGTGTGCAAGTGTTGTGTTCTTAGAGAGTGTTAGCGTTATCGCCGTCACAAAG GTAGCCAGTCGAGCTGTGTTCGTGACGGCTGCCTTCCTTACCATCCTAATGGGCTTCATTGGCAAGTTCGGAGCAGTCTTTTCTCTTATTCCCGACCCTGTGATTGGTGGATTCGGCTTGGTGACTGTAGGCATGGTTCCTGCCGTGGGCGTGTCCATGTTCCGATCGGTGAATCTTTCATCCTCCCGGAATCTGATGGTCATAGGGCTCTCTTTGGCTCTTGGCCTGCTGCTGCCGGACTGGGTGGCCAAGAACGACAACTCCATTAATACAG GAATAAAAGAACTTGACCAGGTCATCGTCATTCTGCTGTCCAATCCTATGTTTGTGTCGACTTTTGTCGGTTTCACCCTTGATAATCTAGCTCCAG GTACGCCAGAAATAAGAGGCCTCTCCAAAGGGCGCGACAGGTCGTCAGGAATAGTGAGTCATGATGTGACTACAGATGACCCCTACAAGTTGCCATATATCTCCTCGCTCATCAGCAAGCTCCGCTGTTGTGTTTTCCTCCCCATATCTCCCTCATATAATACTGACATCTCTTGTAAACGTTGTCAGAGGAGGGAACGGAATCCGTCCAAGTTCGCAGCTGACAACCCCGTAGTGTTGACTGGCCTGGATGAAGGAACTGAGGACCGAGTGTTATAA